The nucleotide window GCTGTAGTGACCACTGGGGACCAGGCTCCAGTACCCTCTGATGGCTCGGGTCCGGTGACCTCTCAGGGTCCAGAGACACTTACTTCTACGGTTTCAGGCCCAGTTACCACTTTGGTAACCCCCAAGGGCTcaacttcagttttctctgaTTCTACCTCATCCACTATCTCCTATTCTTCCCATCACCAGCCCCCTGCCATGGCAACCTCTGAATCTGAAACTTTTGAATCCATACCCAACAAGGTAACTACTATAATCGGCTGGAGGAAGGTGAAGATTTCGGGTGGGCAAAAGAGGCGTCCATAGGGCTTAGGTGTTTAGGTTAGAGAGActatatttccctttatattcctCCTTACTAACAGGGTCTTCAGCTCCCTACAAAAAGCTAGCAAGTCATGTGAAACCCCTTCCAACTTTCCTGTAATTTTCATTCCTCCCCACTGTATCCAGAAAAATCGACCCCTCAGAACCCCATTTTTAGTGGTCCccattcttccctttcctctctatcCCTTTCCTAGAACTTAGTCTGGCCACTAATGCCCATAGGCCCCCGTATGGTGTGGTGGAAAGGCTCTGATCCAAGCCCAGCAGCTCATTGTTATCCTCTTTCTCTGACCACCTCTACTTGCCCCATCCGTGACAGAAGGGAGTGCCTGCATTTCAGATGTCCTAGAGCTAAGACTTGACCTTGACTGAGAATAAGATTGACTGGGCCTCCTCCCTCTCAGGCAGGGGCAGGCATATAGCTGGAAGCCATGATTGGTGAGGGTAGAACTGCCAGGTTTGGTGCTAAATTCATGACCCTGACTCCTTCCAGATCACCTGTCAAGCTGACAGTTATGCCACAGAGAATCTACTTATTCTGAAGATGACCAACTTCACCATGTGTGTAAGTATTGCTCTCCTGCCTGGCCACATCAGCTTCATTGCTCTTGGGTCATAGATCCTTGGCCCTTTGCCTCCAACTTGGCCCTTTTAAtaggatagaagggagcaaatGGGATTGGGAAGAGCAGACCATTTAAAAACTGTTCCCCATCAATTTCCAGCAGCagtgaggttttgtttttgtttttatctagaTTGTGATTTAATTAGTGAAGGGAACTAGTGAAGACATTTTCTCTATCAATGTAGATTGGCAATTTGTTCTGCAATCTGGAAAATTACCTGGGGCACTGaaatgtttaatgacttgccAGGTTTATATAGCTGGATTCCAGCCCAGGTTTTCTGGAGGCTGACCCTCAGGAAATGGATAGCCACTACTCCATGCTGCTAATGGGACAGCCTCATATAGTAAtcacctttaaaaaaatggatactttattttttgtttttaaaccctgtcttagaatggatataagtatttttttttatttaaacccttaccttccgtcttagaattaatactgtgtattggttccaaggcagaatggtaagggctaggcaatgagggttaagtaacttgcccaggatgacatagctagttagtgtctgaggctatatttttGAACCCCAGGTTCTCCGggcttcaggcctggcactctatcctctgtgctacctagctgtcccaatccTTTGTTTAAATTATCCAGATTTGTCTCtatatttccccttttcttccctcccaaagTGACAATTcataaagcaattaaaaaaaaagaaatggaggaaaaacaTTACACATTTTAGAAATCTGATGATAAATTCAGTGTCCTATATTCTTGAATCCCCTCCCCCTTCACCCATGTCCTAGTAACAACCTTTTCTTAAGATATCATTTGTCATAGGAATAGCACATCTACCACAGGTGTCTTAATGCAAAGAGTACTGAACTTgggggtcaggaagaccagagttctgCTCTGCTCCACCTCCCCAAATCTCTGTGACCTAGGCCAGTCATTCTCAGTTTgttcctcatctgtgagataGGAACAGTCAATAACACCCTATTTAGGGTGGtcgtgagaatcaaatgagatctgTTCAgctttttgcaaacctttaaagccctaaataaatgctagctgggtgcatagagcactggacctggaatgaggaagcctccaattcaaatctagtctcagatactaacTTCATGACCATAAAATCctgcttgcctccattttctaaactgtaaaatgggaataacagcacttacctccagggttgtgaggatcaaatgagataacaattgtgAAGTGCTGAACACCATGCCTGGCATAATGTagtaagtgctatagaaatattagttgttattattaggGGTGGAGCAGGGGACTATTTCTCATCTTTCTAACCCCAGTCcctctagttcaataaaataacaCTTTATATTAATTGCTGGTTAATGTAATGAGCCTTTCAAGGCTCATGTGAGTGGCTCATTGCTGCCCTCTTTTGGCAATCTCCTATTCTCGTAGCTGCCTACTTGAAAAGCAGGGAAAAGAAAGCCTTTTAGGCATCCAGGGCTTCATACACGTTCATTCGTTCACTCATTCAAGTCATTTTTACATGCCTGAAGTatggaaaggaaaagatgagCAAGACTTTAGTCTTAATTAGTAATAGTCTGCCCACAGGGAGTTTAAAGTCATTATTTTattacagagaaataaaaaggcaGCTCCAGGAAAAGTCTGGGACTTTAAAGGGGGTCTCAGTTGAAGTCTGACTTCAAGGACACTCTGGAATCTTGCCTCCTTCTCATGAGTTCCCCAGGCATCTCTAAGATGCTATTTTCCCCCAAAGTATAATTCAGACCCTTCCTATTGCCCAGGTACCAGGGACCACTAGTCCATGGGGGCAAAGTGAGCAACTCCCACATAGTCAGTACCCCTGTCGTCTTAACTTTACCTCATCCCTTTGTTTTCTAGATCTTTAGGATAAAAGGCCCTTCCTTTTCTTACCATCCACAGACTTGACTACCTAGTCCAAAATCTTCCCTGGAGTTTGGCATTTCAGGATATAAAGCAGGGAGACAGCTACAGGAAGAGCTTTCTCTCTGCCCCCTCTTTGCTCCTAGGGAATGAATTATTACGATCTGCTAGCAGGGATGCACACGGGGATTCACATTTGTAGCAACTCCTTTTGTAtctgctatctcatttgatcttgacaatTGTATGTGCTAGTTTGGGCAGGTggcattatcctcattttctagatgaagcaACTAAGGTTACGCACAGTCACCCAGCTGGGATCTGAGCTCAGgtctgaaagggacctcaggagTAGGTAGGGAAGCACTTCCCGCCATCAGCTGTCCTCTTAGAGAAGAGACAGGGTGCTATAAGTAAGAGAGCCACACGGGAACAGTCTGCATGACTTCACAACAATCACAGAACAGTGACAAATGAAGGTTTCAGAATTACATGTTCAAAGAACAGGGATGGCCTCAGGAAGGGGTATGAAAAGGTCACCTCTTCGCTCTTTACAGAGGTGGGATGGGTGTCTATAAGGAACTGGTACATTTAGTGCATATACTGGCAGACTGTTTTGAAATATTGATgagttttgttttccattttaacttttcctttaaaaatgttatatggATGGGTGTCTTGAAGGGGAAGATGTAGGAAATGTTGGGGAAAGTattgtaaaaaaagaatattgtttctttaaaaaggtTGGTCAGGGGGACTATTCAAAGatcttttaattattaaatttgatggttaaaggagagaaaattggagCACTATGAGGCAAAGAATTGGCCCCGCACATGAGGTATACAGCTTTTAATTGCAAGTGGCTTGTTCATCTCATGGTCCAGGTTGGCCTGGATGGGGCATGGTTAGTGGGAAAgatgtctttttgtttgtttgtttgtttgtttttgtttttaaggcaaacaaggttaagtccagggtcacacagctataagtatctgagggcagatttgaactcaaagctccctgactccaggtcagctGCCTCAGGGGCACAGTTAGTAGGGAAGACAATTCAAATCCTTGTTACAGTGTCAGGAGCTACTCTTAGGAGAATTACTTGTGTTTTCTACCCACAGGATAGTCCCAAGGACTCCCGTAACCATCCCCTTTATGCTGCCCTGTGCCGAGCAGGAAAAGTCAACTTCAACAAGGACAGGGATGTATGTCATGTACAATTGGTCTCCCAGCCAGAGAAGCAAGAGGTAGCAGTCCTCAACGTCTCCGTACAGAGTGAGTGAGCATGCCTGTGGCCAGGGGCTAGCTGGGGGCTTCTCTGAGGGTGGGAGGGAATTCCATGGAGAATGTTAGGTGCATAAGGCTTAGCAGCTCAGCCAGGGTATCAGTCTTTCATCCATTCCTTGGGGTGGAGCCACACAGGGAAAGTACCCCAAATACTGGCACCCTCATAGTTAGtattcccttcttctccctaCAGCACACCTTCAACCCAAGGAGCTGTTTGAAGTGTTGAAGAAGAGATGGGATGATCTGAAAGCAGTAAGCAGCTCTTTCCTCACTCTCCTCTCCCTGCCTTGAACCCAGCCCCCAGGGTTCCCTACTCCCTATTGGTTTCTAGAGGGTTCTCGTGGCTCAGAGAGCCATCTCCAGGGCTGGATGCCCAAAAGGAGGGGCCTAAGCTGCTCCTTTGTGACTCACCATCAAGGTGTAGTGGAATAGAGAAAAGGATGAATAACAGCAAAGGAGCCCAGGAATACTAGAGGCCTTGGATTGGAATAGAGAACAGAAGTTTTCCagtcaaccaacaaacatttattgaacacctgcTATGTGGTAACCACTGGGGTTACAGATTCAAAGAATAAAAACCCtactgggtttttgtttttaccttatttaccttattttatttattttaatttttttgagtttaCTTTCTCATAAAGAAGACAAGTTCTTATTGAGGGATTCTATGAACTTGGTttaaatatatgtagatatatagatacatagacaaatagctatttcaatataattggttgtctttgtaatcctatgtattttatattatgcatttGAAAATGCATAAATGCATTCAGAGAATTAGTCCATAGActtccccagactgccaaagggggtCACACATCaagattaagaacccttgtttGAATTCACTAAtctaaaatgaataaatgcaaatatgaaaatgcaaagttgtttaaaaaaatacaaggtagtttgggagggagaggaagggcaCTATCATCTGGGAAGAGCTGAAAGGCATTCATGCACGTAATAGTATTTGAGCCGAGTTGAGGACAAAAGGGAAGCTATGATGTAAAGAGAGGGAGGTTAGGGAATGgtcagccagtgcaaaggcaggCAGAGAGGGAATGGAGTGTCTAGTGTGAAGAACTAGAGGGAAGGCCAGTTTGGCCAGATCATAGAGggcaggaagagaaggaatatCCAATGAGCCTGCAAACAACAAGCTTCTTTTTAATCCCAAAAGCAATAGGGGAGCCCTTGGAGTTGAGTATGGAGTCATGAAGTCAGGCCTGGACTTACAGAAAATCACCTTGGCGCTTAGGCTAGGCACTCCTGTACCTCGCACATATTTGGTGCTTAAATACTTTCCGTGTGTATGGTGGGTGTCCCAGAACCTGACTCTACTCAATTCCTTTCCGGGCAGTTGGGAGTTAGTAACATGACATACGGAAAGGAAAGTCTGGACAAGGACGAGGAGGACCGGTTCAGCTTGCCTCTCATCATTACTATTGTTTGCATGGCAGCCTTCCTACTCCTCGTCGCTGCTCTCTATGGCTGCTTCCACCAGCGCTTCTCTCAGCGCAAGGACCAGGTAAGGACTCTGCCCATTGCACCCATGGCCTACTGAACTAAACCTGAAGCTCTGAGATGAGCCATCTTGGTGTGATTTGAGGAATAATTCTGCCcacttctgttttctttcccaaTCCCATTTCTTATGCCATGATGAAACCCTTTCTCTTCTAAGTGCATAGTGTAGTTAGTAATACTTAAGagtgctgtttctttttttttttttaattactcgtagaaacaatttttttaattgttttctgacattttatgatttttctccCCCACTTCCTGAGGTGGTAAATTGTCTcttataggttatatcagtgatTTCATGCAATATTAAGAATTCAATTTCTGTGTTCAACTATAAAAGGTAGGGGCATTGTCTCTAAAGGTCTTCTCAGTAAAAGTGCTAAAAGAAGGTTTTGGGGGATCATGTGGGATGTTAAGGGTATGGTCTCTAAAGGAGATGAGATTTAAAGGAGTTGAGATAGCAAAAAGCAGTCTTTGGTCCTGGCccattttctcccctctccttgaaaacaaaacagaatttatctGTTATTAGTGAGCTTTCAAGTGAGATCATCAGCTAGCGTTGTCTACAGAGGGAGCCAGTTGCTTtgagggggttggggtgggagagAGACACTAGATTTATGAGATACTCCACCCCTCTACCACTGGCCCTCCCTCAGTCATCTTCCCATCCCTTTCCTAGCAACGCTTGACTGAAGAGCTGCAGACTGTGGAGAATGGTTACCATGACAATCCCACACTGGAAGTGATGGAGACTTCCTCTGAGATGCAGGAGAAGAAAGTGGCCAATCTCAATGGTGAGTTAGGGGACAGCTGGATCGTCCCACTAGACAACCTGACCAAGGATGATCTGGACCAGGAAGAGGAGGATACACACCTGTAAGGCCACCTGTCTGCCAGCTCTGACCACCACCATGGGACTCTTTGAGACTTAATCACCCAAAGTGCCACTTGAGCAGGGGGAGGAAAATCAACTTCCTCCCCACCTTGAGAGACATGAacagggagagagacaagaaGGGAACAGTTGCCTATGTGTAGGGTCATGggtctcctctctccccaccccacctcatCTTGAGGGAGctttaactttttcattttctggCCAATGGAAACAATTCATCTTAAAAGGTTAGAGAAGGGTAAAAGGAAGATGGGAAAATGGCCACACACAATTTCCTCTGGAACTGACCAACATTTTGTGGCCAGGTTgtcaaaaagaaagatgaaatggaaAGTAAAACTGGTGGCAATTTAGATTCATGTGGAAACTACTGGTGGATGAGACCTGTTTTCtagtcttttctcctcttctgaagAGCAAAGTTATTTGTCATCCTTCCCAACTATCCCAAGGGCCTCCTAGGAAGGGCCCAAATCACCCTTGAAGGCCTTGAACTGCTTGTAAACAAATTCTGATTTCCTTGCTCACCAATTTGGTGAGGTGGAGATTTTACCTGCCAGGGTGAATTGTTCCTACTCAAGGAAtccctttacagatgagagacAGGATTGCCAAACTTCTGGAGTTGACCTCATACTGGCTGGCAGGAAGTGTTAGCACTTGGCACTGTTCTTTCACTCTTCACTGTTGAGGCACTGTTTAGAGTGGGTCCAGGGAAAGAGATCTGCCTGCCTCCCATCCACTTAACATCTCGACTCTGCTGAAGCCCTTGAGAACATCCCGCTTTCTGATCTGCACATATTACTGTTGGGAAGAATGGATCCCAGAACCCATGACTCCCTCCCTCTCACCACTGAAATAGAAGCTGCTTTTTGGGACAAAGTCTTCTGCTCCTGAGGATCATCTGTCAGCACAGTGTCTTAAAACGGACAATCGATGCAGCAGGAAAGGGTAGGATTCATCCAACCCTACATGTGAAACTCAGGGACTAACTAAGTTGCTGGGAATTATTTATGAAGGAGGTAGAGTAAGTGGCAGACCCTTACCCTCTTTCCCTACAAACACACAAGAACCCCAAGATCAAGCCGTCCAATGGTTTCTATAATCTCATCGATGTGAATCTTTCCATTGATGGGTATCACAAGCCGTCCATATCTTCAATCATCCTTGTCCATATTCTTTAGAGCTTTCCTGTAAAGGATCTAGCTAATGggttagcagcttttttttttttggttccttttttcccccctttaaacTTATGGTAGACTTTAGGGCACTCTGCTTGTTATCCTTGATTGTTATTTGCTCAGCCCACCTTCTTTTCTCCATCATACATAGCTGGTAACTCTTATATTACTCCTAGGTCATTGTTGGATGGAGGCTGGATGACCCATTTATGTTCACAGTGCAGCCAAGTAGTGAGTCACAGTAAAAGACTTATTTCAATTCcaatcctttaaagataatatagGTATAGTGGGGGATAGAAGTTGGGGCATTCCAGGGTGTATGTAGAGTCAGAAATCCCTAAGTATAGACCATATCATGACAATAGCAAAACTTATCTATTCAAAAagatggattaaaaaaagaaaatgccataTAAAAGTTATCTAAAAAGGCAATTTTTATTCACATCCCCTTTTTATAATGTACAATATACAGAAATGGGCCTATTGCTAGCTTCTGATTACTTGGGAGTAAGTCAGTGGGAATATTGGTACTGAAACTGGcttatttttgagaattacagggCCTTTTCAGTCAGGGCACACCTCAATTCTGACTCCTGGTTCCCATTATTGATTGTGGTTTTTAGCTTCAATTTATGGAGTTTCAGGAAGAAAAGTAGATAGTTCAATTAGATGCACCCAAGCAGCCCAGGCACAGCCTGGAATTTGGTCACATAATCAGAAAGTTTAGTAGGGAAGTGTCATGTGCGCTtatcattattaacattatttttaagtTTGCTAAGTCTTAGGCAGGCTGCACTCCAGCTTCTGGATACATGGTCTAGCAGCACCCATTCCTGGGGAGCAGTAACATTAAGTATTTATGTTTGAATTCTGTTCTCACTGTATTTTTAATTCTGCTTCAGTTTGCCTGTGGTGCCTCTGGGAATTTCAGAATTGTACCCTGGCTGCCCTGATTtaacccccatccccaccccccactccagGTTGTCAGAAGTCAATTTTGGCATCTTGCATTTTTTCTGAGCTATCTTCTGCCCTGGGGTCAGTTAAAAGCAGGGAAGAGAAACCTTCCAGGAATTGTAGCATAGTAGGTTGATCTTCTCATTTTCTTGAAGTCTTGCAAGGAGTTTCAAAGGAGTTTTGCATGGAGTTTGCACCTGTAGCTAAGGCCCCCAAATGCTTGGGCATCTGCTGGAGGTTGTTATCTCTCTGGCTCCAGGAAACAGCTCAGTTTGAGTGCCTTTCAGGGCTGCCCCGTTGCCCTTGATTCTAGGAGATGcaagctggggggtggggggaaggaggtCTTTCAAGTGTCTCTTTGTTCTGGAGGCAGCAGGCAACATTTTTTTACAGGTCTAATAGATTCATTGGAACACAAATTACCTAGAGTGTACCTGTTGGTATCTTCTGAGAGAGAGTGGATGTTAAAGTTCTGATTGAATTCACCCATTTAGGGTGAAACAAAAGGCATTttgtttgttgcttttttttacaCCAGACCTGTGATTGTTTCAGAGTAGTCTTATAATGtaagaagtgacttgttcagaacCCATCAGGCAGTATTTGACTTTTCTAGATGTAAATGTAGGTCTTGATTCTCTAGCCACTGCCAAAGTTGCTTCTCTTGAGTTATTAAGTTTAAAGGGTCCAAAGTACAAACCTTTCCACCCAGATGGGGCTTTCAGACTTTCTAGAACTACAAATTTAGAGGGATGCCAAGCTAGCATCACACATTTACAGACAAAAGCCTATGTTTTTTTGCTCAGCTTTCTTCTGGACTCCtttggagaaacaaagaaagggtgttttattcaaaatgaaaagtCTCTACTTTTTTCCTGCTCAGGATTAAGACTTCGTTGAGCTATTTGCTCTTTTTCAGGTGTTCCTGTTTTATTAATGGTTAAAAAGGCTAGTCTGTGTTCCCTGAAGCCGGCACTTTTACTCTTGCTGCCTTTAACCCAGACATGGCAGTATTTTCCTTGGTAGAAAGACTAAACCAGAGGGATCCTTGTTTTGGGGAGTCACAGGAACCTGAACATGTCCTTGGGGATGAAACAAGAATAACTTAAACCAAGGCTGGGATCATTCAGGCTACAGCTTTGATCTGAAGACGTGTTAGAAGGCTGAATACCTTCCGAACCATAGGTACCTTTCTGAAAATTTCCAGAAGCCTCAGGATCCAAATCTCTTACTTGGGAAGTAACTGTGCCTTGGGTGTAAAATCTAGTACATTCTgcaccttcccccccaaaatagAAGACAAGTGGGGGGCTACCACCCCCAAAAATCCATTATTGGTTTGAGGAATACAACCATAGCTCATCCTGGGTCTCCAAAAGGCTATGCTaaggaagaactttgaacttaaattttttttaaataaaatttttatctctatcttttgtttttatattgcctaaattttcctctggatcttttccctccctttcttttcctatgATCTATCTCTTaacaaagaaatctttttttaatttagaaaaatgaaacttgGCAGATAATAGGTTTCTGGAGGCTGCCTAATAATTGAGCTAGATGTCATGAACCAGCACCCACTGAATAAGGCACCAGCTGCCATCCAGCCTCAGCAAGTAAACAGGAGGCAGCATTGACAGATCGCTAAATAGAAAtagttttcctttccatttcaagGAAGGAACCTATGCCAGTGTACAGGTCTGATCTAGAAACATTTTTTGGTCTCTTCCCTTACAAGTGAAACCAGCAGCAGAACTGCTATTTAAATGCCCATTTCCTTGATCTTAACTAGCTAGAGCtctggaaagaatttgaaaagtctactgtatacatatatattttttgaaaatgtaaataGGACTATCACATATTAACTAACTCTGATTTGCTGTAAGAATATGCTTTTGAAAAATggtcacaattttaaaaaaattaaaaaatgcagtGGGCCAGATCCAGCATTCACTCTGAGAGACCACAAGAGTAGGACTTTATTACCTTCCATTTCTTGGCAAGGCATGACAGCTAGTATACTCCCTGGTAATAATGAACCATCTACTTAAGTTCAACAACCTAATTTTGTAGGTGATGAGAAGTCCTAAAATTGATGGATTACTTCTCATGTAGGGTTACTAGCAGAACCTGGACTAGAATTTGTGTGTCA belongs to Gracilinanus agilis isolate LMUSP501 chromosome 5, AgileGrace, whole genome shotgun sequence and includes:
- the PODXL gene encoding podocalyxin encodes the protein MALSSNSPGRQVLLPPRFAGNFKTSSSAEELPNSETSTALNPPHLTGSSGTENPKVSPGASSPEKSSIGPPVNSSPEKSSTGPPGVSLPAKSSAGPPGASSTEKSSTGPPVATSPEKSPSPTVASSPEKSSTGSPGASSSKPDSQSSSVPPKADQEVASTTVAAGGSKAQTTAAPIKDTGSSALDPLNKPTLASSTSSDTGTLRTKTSTFSAQVVKSSPSATTKGTITSQETAASTLLTKHQSPVSFTTTSQIAGSSLPVTSPVTSSPAQGAFPTITSTGITLTSRTQSAVVTTGDQAPVPSDGSGPVTSQGPETLTSTVSGPVTTLVTPKGSTSVFSDSTSSTISYSSHHQPPAMATSESETFESIPNKITCQADSYATENLLILKMTNFTMCDSPKDSRNHPLYAALCRAGKVNFNKDRDVCHVQLVSQPEKQEVAVLNVSVQTHLQPKELFEVLKKRWDDLKALGVSNMTYGKESLDKDEEDRFSLPLIITIVCMAAFLLLVAALYGCFHQRFSQRKDQQRLTEELQTVENGYHDNPTLEVMETSSEMQEKKVANLNGELGDSWIVPLDNLTKDDLDQEEEDTHL